One Pasteurella dagmatis DNA segment encodes these proteins:
- the xerD gene encoding site-specific tyrosine recombinase XerD → MKDTALIELFLNDVWIERKLSQNTVQSYRLDLTALLQWLEKQSEEQPLTLITLDAIDLQTFLGERLTQGYKATSTARLLSAIRKLFQYLYREKYRTDDPSAVLSSPKLPSRLPKYLTEQQVTDLLNAPDVDVPLELRDKAMMELLYATGLRVTELVSLTVENININQGIVRVIGKGNKERIVPIGEEATYWIRQFVLYGRTTLLNGQSSDVLFPSKRAVQMTRQTFWHRIKHYALISEIDLNSLSPHVLRHAFATHLINHGADLRVVQMLLGHSDLSTTQIYTHVAKERLKHLHERYHPRG, encoded by the coding sequence ATGAAAGATACTGCGTTAATTGAATTGTTTTTAAATGATGTATGGATAGAAAGGAAACTATCACAAAATACAGTGCAATCTTATCGTCTTGATTTAACAGCACTTTTGCAATGGCTAGAAAAACAATCTGAAGAACAACCTTTAACGCTAATCACCTTAGATGCCATCGATTTACAAACCTTTTTAGGTGAACGGCTCACCCAAGGTTATAAAGCCACCAGCACGGCTCGCTTACTGAGTGCTATTCGCAAGCTCTTTCAATATTTATATCGTGAAAAATACCGTACAGATGACCCAAGTGCGGTATTAAGTTCACCTAAATTGCCAAGCCGTTTGCCAAAATATTTAACCGAACAGCAAGTGACGGATTTACTCAATGCACCAGATGTCGATGTACCTCTTGAGCTACGTGATAAAGCGATGATGGAATTGTTATATGCGACAGGATTACGTGTCACAGAGCTGGTGTCTTTAACTGTAGAAAATATCAATATAAATCAAGGTATTGTACGAGTTATCGGGAAGGGGAACAAAGAGCGTATTGTACCAATTGGTGAAGAGGCTACTTATTGGATTCGTCAATTTGTGCTTTATGGGCGAACTACTTTACTTAATGGCCAAAGCAGTGATGTGTTGTTCCCAAGTAAAAGAGCGGTACAAATGACTAGACAAACTTTTTGGCATCGAATTAAACATTATGCGCTGATTTCTGAGATTGATTTGAACAGCTTATCACCTCACGTGCTCCGTCACGCATTTGCGACACATTTAATCAATCATGGGGCGGACTTACGCGTCGTACAAATGTTGTTAGGACATAGCGATCTATCCACCACTCAAATTTATACTCATGTAGCGAAAGAACGCTTAAAACATTTGCACGAAAGATACCATCCTAGAGGATAA